The following are encoded in a window of Gammaproteobacteria bacterium genomic DNA:
- a CDS encoding ArsB/NhaD family transporter encodes MHGSEGAVTSVIFGLNPMWTAAILFAITYVVVMTEKINRAIVSLAAAGMMIVLGILNQESAIRGVDFNTIGLLIGMMVIVAITRQSGVFQFMAIWSAKKVNANPWGILVMIALVTAVTSALLDNVTTVLLVAPVTLLITEELKVKPYPYLFAMIFSSNIGGTATLIGDPPNIMIGSATGLTFNDFAYNLAPVIFVIMAATLIPIYLLWGRHLQAAPEDRQRVMQFNEREAITDPRLLKQCLLIIGLVIAGFVFARFLELEAATVAMTGAAWLLLLSNWGRNAEHQSKKVTRAFNEVEWITIFFFVGLFIVVHGVDSTGLLRLLADKMLAVTGGDRNTTSMVILWSSAILSAIIDNIPFVATMIPMIKDMAPTFGGPDGLMPLWWSLSLGACLGGNGTLIGASANLVVAGFAERAGQPIRFVQYALLAFPVMLLSIAISTVYLYWRYL; translated from the coding sequence ATGCATGGGTCAGAAGGTGCTGTAACATCGGTGATTTTCGGCCTGAATCCCATGTGGACCGCCGCTATCCTGTTCGCCATCACCTACGTGGTGGTCATGACCGAGAAGATCAATCGCGCCATTGTTTCGCTGGCGGCAGCGGGCATGATGATCGTTCTTGGCATTCTCAATCAGGAATCAGCCATTCGCGGCGTTGACTTTAATACTATCGGCCTGCTGATCGGCATGATGGTGATCGTCGCCATTACCCGCCAATCCGGGGTGTTTCAATTCATGGCGATCTGGTCGGCCAAGAAGGTCAATGCCAATCCCTGGGGCATCCTGGTGATGATCGCGCTGGTGACGGCAGTGACCTCGGCGCTCCTCGACAACGTGACGACGGTGCTGCTGGTGGCGCCGGTGACCCTGTTGATCACCGAGGAGTTGAAAGTCAAACCGTATCCGTATCTATTTGCCATGATCTTCTCCTCGAATATCGGCGGCACCGCAACGCTGATCGGTGATCCGCCGAATATTATGATCGGCTCCGCCACTGGGCTGACCTTCAACGATTTTGCCTACAATCTGGCGCCGGTCATTTTCGTCATTATGGCGGCCACCCTGATCCCTATCTACTTACTGTGGGGCCGGCATCTCCAGGCTGCTCCGGAAGACCGTCAACGGGTGATGCAGTTCAATGAGCGCGAAGCGATTACTGATCCACGCCTGCTCAAGCAATGCCTGCTGATCATTGGTCTGGTGATTGCCGGCTTTGTCTTCGCCCGCTTCCTGGAGTTGGAAGCAGCTACCGTCGCCATGACTGGCGCGGCGTGGCTGTTGCTGTTGAGCAACTGGGGCCGTAACGCCGAACATCAAAGTAAGAAAGTCACTCGTGCTTTCAATGAAGTGGAGTGGATCACTATCTTCTTCTTTGTCGGCTTGTTCATCGTGGTGCATGGGGTAGACAGCACCGGTTTGCTTAGGCTGCTGGCCGATAAGATGCTGGCGGTGACCGGCGGCGACCGGAACACGACTTCGATGGTTATTCTCTGGTCTTCGGCTATCCTGTCGGCGATCATCGACAATATTCCCTTTGTCGCCACCATGATCCCGATGATCAAAGACATGGCCCCGACCTTTGGCGGACCGGATGGACTGATGCCGCTGTGGTGGTCGCTGTCGCTGGGCGCCTGTCTGGGCGGCAATGGCACCTTAATCGGAGCCAGCGCCAATCTGGTCGTCGCCGGTTTTGCCGAACGGGCCGGTCAACCGATTCGCTTCGTCCAGTACGCTTTGTTGGCGTTTCCGGTCATGCTGCTCTCGATCGCCATTAGTACGGTCTATCTGTACTGGCGGTATTTGTAA